The Salvelinus fontinalis isolate EN_2023a unplaced genomic scaffold, ASM2944872v1 scaffold_0002, whole genome shotgun sequence DNA segment CACAAAAAGGTTGTTTGACAGCGTGAAATCTGCGGTGATGCATTGAGCGCTGCAGTCAATGGATCGGGTAAACATATGTTTAAAGTGTCAGTCAGACCATCCAGATACAGTAGTTAGTCGTAAATCTTCAAAAATGCTGCGCATGTTAGATGCTTTTCAGTAACGTCGTTAGCAAGttaggctaacattagctagtcgAATGTGTTGTCATCTCGGTTTAATCGTTTTCAAGAAAAGCTCACGTTAACGAGTTGTGATTTCGTTAACCAAATCAAACTTAGGTCACCTAAATGTAGTTTTATTTGGGGTTGAGGAAGGTGTTGCTGATTAGCTAACGCTGTCTGCAAGCAAATAGTTATTATGGTAACTAGTTATAACATTCCTAAAGATTAGCCCCACATAGGAGAGGCGTCCTTTAGTGTTGGGCTAAAGAAAATATGCTGTCAGGTTGAGTCAAGAAAGTAACCCTACCTGTTTGTCAAATGTAGTGTAGATTCGTGACACTGTCTAGGACGTGATTTATGAGGGGGTGAACGATCTTATTCCTCCTTCCGCCCCTCCCTCAGATGATGGAGGATTTCTCCGGCCTGGCCCTGCCGCCTCTCTTTGGGGGCCACATCCTGGAAGCAGAACTGGAGCCAGGTGGGGTGGAACTGGGCCCAGGGGAGGTAAGTAAGAGTTCTGAGTCTGACTATTATGATTCCAGTGGCTCGGTTGGTTGGAAATGGAATATGGTGCTAGAGccggggtattcaactcttactcaACGAGGTCCAgaacctgctggttttctgtttacctgataatgaattgcacaccccaggtgtcccaggtctaaatcagttccTGCTTAGAGGGGAACGATGAAAGAAACTAAAATGGTGTGTGCTAAATGACAGTTTTTATCATTAGGTAGAGCTTGGCCCTGGGGTCAGCGAGTTGCTAGAGGGCAGAGGTCAAGGGTCAGGAGCAAGGCcagagcagcagcaggaggagaggagagaattggAGAAAAGGAAGTACCTGGCTTTGATCAAGAGGTGTACGGAGTTTGAACAGGTGAGTGACTGTGGGGAatcatttgtgtgtgtgattgtacgCCCCTGCCAAGTGtggatttttattgtttatttactaTTGTATCTTCAGGTAGTGCTCTATTTAAGAACCAAGTTATATGGATGTGCATCTGTGAACATATAGTTTGCTGTTGGTAATGCCAGTTCACACATGTAGCATAAAGAAATGCATGGTAATGAATCCTTTCTAGGGTTGCAAAATGTTCAATACATTttctggttttccagaaatcctgtttggaggtttctggatttcctgcttattccctcctgattctgggaatcctccaaccaggatttggGGCAAACCAGGGCATTTATTGACCGTTCCAGGAATTTTGCCACCCTAATCCTTTCACCATTTTCTCTGCAGGTGAATGAGAAGATCCTTGGTCGCCTTCACCAGGTACAAAGACTAACACGTCGcatgaagaaagagagaaggtaaAAAAGGACTGAAGCTCTGTCTGTCCTTTCATTTGTTCATGTCTTTTTCAGTCTATGGTCTTTTGGCCTCTCCATTGTAAAAACAGGCTAGCTCAACTACAACAGCAACTGAACTTTCCTACTGTAGGTTCCTAATGAAGACCCTCGACGCCCATGGAGATGACTATAGAAATGCACAGCTCACCATATCGCTTGAGGTGAGAATGAGATTTtcaaaaagttaaaaagtgtttctTTAATAATAAACCAGCAGAGTTCCATGATTTTATAGTATATTGAAATGTAACAACGATTCGTTATTCAATCTTTCACCATTAACTTTGATGGTGATGCAGAAGATGTCAACTGGGTGCTTTTCTGTTGGCATGAAACTGGAGAACTCTTCTGAAACTGAGTCCCCCCCCACATACTATATCCTTATACTAAAAGCAACACTGTTGTTGTTTCAGGAAGAGTCTGGTGCCCATTTAGACATCTGCTCTGGAGCAGAAGGTGATAGGCTGAATGACCTTCCTAGCTCCTCCCCCTCTGTCCCTTTCCAATCCACAGTGGGATCCAAGAAGAAGAGGCATCGAGTTCTAAAACAGGAGAAAGACCCACAGGTGTGTGAGACGCACTCATAAACCTTGAGTGTGAAATTAACGTGCACACCCAAACTAAATGAATGAACAAAGACTGTAATGGTGAAATGTTTGTGCGACTATGTGCAGAGAAAGGTGACGGCTTCTGCTTTACACTGACAGTGCATTGCGTATTCTATTCTGTGCATATGGAACAGATTGCACTGCAGCGTTCTCCAATCTGGCAGACGACAGATCTGTCAGTCTGTTTCCCTACAATGGTTCTGTTGTTAACACCATCTTCACTCCTCTCCACAGACTGAAGCAGACATCTCCATGTTGGCAGAGACGCAGTTCAGTGACTTTCCCAGCCCAACCGCTTTGTCTCACTGACCAGGGGAATGGCCGGCTGCTAGTGGGAGGAGAAATGAGGCAGCATTCTGTTGCTTGGACTCCCACTTCCCCAGATGTGATGTCACTGAAACACATACAGCCAGGGCTCTTTGGGATGTTCTGAAAGTTGTATTGGGCTTGAGTTCTGAAATAATGGAATAGGATGAAGCTACACCTGATCCAAGGTTCTACTACGTGGATGCTGTCTTCAGAACCTTGCAGATAGAAATGAAAAACATAGTGGATAAGATTATAATTTATGCACAACTATGGTCTATGGAAATGGCTGAAGGTCTTGACCATGGCAGTCCACCCATTCTGCTCGAGTAGAGAATGCATGGTCCGGTCCTTGCGGAAGTTACATTGACAGTACATGCATTGATGTGAACCTTTTATCAGGATACTCTGAACATGTTTCATGATTGTTTGTCGACGTGATGCTTACTAAATGTTCCGTATAAAATGTTTATTCAGAACTTCATGATTCAGTTTTTTATATAATTTACCATTGACCCATCATCTGATAAACCAATCACAGGAAAGTATACCTGCGGAAGTTGTCCAACGACGGTGGAGAATTTGGTCCTATCATAGCTTGGAGGTAAGTTTTAGGGCGGAATCCACATTTTGTGGGTGGGATTTAGTTACCGTCCATCTTTAGTGTACTGTACAGCCAGATTGACGAAAAGAAAACACAAATTGGAAGTAAAGAAGACTGGGGAAATAGTTTTAGTTCTAATTGAAAGAGACAAACGAAAACCCCAAATCCTAGGTAAATGTCCAAAACAAATGTGAATTTAGCTGGTTGACACAGTTTCCCTAATTTTCATAAATtaccagctagctagcattgtgattgcagtagctagctacatttgctAGCATTATAACAATTATCAACATAACGTCAACTGTGCCCAAATATAATCGCAATATATACACTTCATGCATAATAATGCATCGAATAGCAATTGCATTGGAATGAGTTGTTGAAACCTGCCAAACAGCATGTGAATTGGCTacgttaactagctggctaatgttgcTGACATTTCCAGCTAGACATCTATTGAACTGTTTTACGATTGATGAAAATAGTGATGTACGCTCAAATTATCCGCATGTTAACTCTTTGCTAAACCGAGGTATATTTCGCTCCAAGTGTTTGTATTATCTGTAGCTACTTGATGCTAGGAAGCGAGCTAGGGACTTATGATACAATGCAATCAATGTTCATTGTGTCTGTTTGCATTGTTTTTAGCTAACGTTAATCTGTTATCTCCTTCTTGCAATGAAAGACGGTATGAGGACATTGTCGTAGTGAAGCCATGGCTGATAAGAGAAAACTCCAAGGTAACTAGCATAGAGCGATGATGGACGTAATGGACTGGACACTGACCTCTCACACTCTTTCGACTATCAGTTATTTAAATTATTGGATTAATCTTTGAGATTCAATGTAATATGTTAGTCCAGTAAAATAGAATGGCATATTTTCATAATGACCTCTTTCTTTCCTCTCCCCAGGTGAAATTGACAGATGTTTGAAAAAGGTCGCTGAAGGCGTAGAACAGTTTGAAGACATTTGGCAGAAGGTGAGGATTCCTTAACACTATGCATTGCATATTCACTGTGCATGAAACAATGAATTGTCTCCTATCAAACAAACTGATCTTTGTCACTTTGTTTCACAGCTTCACAATGCAGCAAATGCCAACCAAAAGGAAAAATACGAGGCAGACCTTAAAAAAGAGATTAAAAAGCTACAGGTAAGACTAATTGCTTACTAATAGTAAGCAATATATGAAGCTGTCTTAATATCCCATGTCTCCTTACACTGATAAAGCTATGGGTCTTTACTTAAGTTCTAATTGTTGTTTTCTTGTCATCTCTCCTGCAGCGATTGAGGGATCAGATAAAAACATGGGTGGCATCAAATGAGATCAAAGACAAAAGGCAGCTAGTGGAGAATCGCAAGGTCATAGAGACGGTAATACTCTCCAAAATAGCTTCTTTGTTTAACACTGATAGGAGAAAAGAGCGGATAGGTCTCCACCATATTGTGTTTACCTTTCAACTAGGTCCAGGATGATACCAGTATTTTGATactgtggcaaggaaacaaaacacgaagcggataaaataatatatatatatatcattatgTTGTCCGGagggacatttatttattttcaaagctatagcacacaatgttttacatacagcagggtTTTAAAGGGACCataaccataagactgctaaatagttaaataAATGGTTCTATGGactatctgggggggggggggggggctgaggagtatttctgtcaatttattctgattggctggtcctggctccccagtgggtgggtctgACTGCCAAATAGGTGGGCATATGCCCAACCACGGCTGCaccactgcccagtcatgtgaaatccatagattaggacctaatgaatttatttcaattgtctgatttccttatatgaactgtagtttagtaaaatatttgaaattattgaatgactaggcaacaggatatataataaacagtaacagcagcgtatgtgttgggtcaaaagagttagtgcaaaaaggatcaatgcagatagtctgggtagctattggttaactattatTATATTGCACTGactatgcacactcacaagactatatatacgcactatacactgagtgtacaaaacattaggaacaccttcctaatattgagttgtacccccttttgccctcagaacagcctaaatttgtcaggcatggactctacaaggtgtcaagggtttcacagggatgctggccaatgttgactccaatgcttcccacagttgtcaagttggctggatgtcctttgggtgggggaccgttcttgatacacacaggaaaacttttagtgtgaaaaacccagcagcgttgcagttcttgacacactcaaaccagtgcgtctggcacttactaccataccctgttcaaaggcacttaaagcttttgtcttgcccgttgtccctctgaatggcacacatacacaatccgtctcaaggcttaaaaatctttctttaacctgtctcctccccttcatcgacACTGATTTCAAGGgggtttaacaggtgacatcaataagggatcatagcattcacctggtctgtcatggaaagagcaggtgttcctaatgtattgtacactcagtgtatatacactacactgacactcacacagcccacacacactcacatatactaCATATGCACACATATCAACacaacacactttcacactcattatttactgctgctactctgttcattaTTCTTACTATCTattctgatgcctagtcactttgccTTTTATGTACACATCTATCTCAAATACCTTGTActgtacccctacacattgatctggtactggtactccctgtatatacactatatatacaaaagtatgtggacacccattcaaatgaatggattcagctatttcagccacaccagctgctgacaggtgtataaagtcgagcacacggccatgcaatcttcatagacaaacattggcagtagaatggccttactgaagagctcagtgacattccaacaagtcagttcgtcacaattctgacctgctagagctgccccgggcaactgtaagtgctgttattgtgaagtggaaacgtccaggggcaacaacggctcagccgtgaagtggtaggccacacaagctcacagaacgggaccgccaattGCTAAAGCGCGTAGctcataaaaatcgtctgtcatTGGTTGCAACACtaactatcgagttccaaactacctctggaagcaacatcggcacaagaactgttcgtctggagcttcttgaaatgggtttccatggccaagcagccgcacacaagcctaagatcactatgtgcaatgctaagcgtcggctggagtggtgtaaagcttgccgccattggactctggagcagtggaacacgttctctggagtgatgagtcacgcttcaccatttggcagtctGACAGACTAATCTGATTTTGGAGGATGGCAGGAGAACGTTACCTGCCCcattgcatagtgccaactgtaaagtttgatgggaggaggaatattggtctggggctgtttttatggtttgggctaggccccttagttccagtaaattGAAATCTTAACTCGACAGCATACATTCTaggcgattctgtgcttccaactttgtggcaacagtttggggaaggccctttcctgtgtcAGCAGGACAATGCCTCCTTGCACAAATTAAcgtccgtacagaaatggtttgtcgagatcggtgtggaagaacttgactggcctgcacagccctaacctcaaccccatcgaccacctttgggatgaattggaacgccgactgcgatccaggcctaatcgcccaacatcagtgccagacttcgctaatgctcttgtggctgaatggaagcaagtccccgaagCAATGTTCTAacactagtggaaagccttcccagaagagtagaggctgttatagcagcaaaggggggaccaactccatattaatggccgtggttttggaatgagatgttcaatgagtaggtgtccacatacttttggtcatctaCTGTAGcttcattcttgtgtattttattcctcctgtgttactatttttattattatttttcaaatCTGCGTCATTGAGAAGGGGtcgtaagcaagcattttacgaaaagtctacacccgttgtattcagcgcatgtaacaaataaaatttgatttgaccaaagagtttggtctgctttAGTTTTTTAAAGTTTTTACCATGGAAATATTGTGATATTGGTATCATCACAGCTCTACTTTCAACTCATCTCAGTGCTCATGGAGAGGGTATGCGATCCTGACATAACATCTGACATTCTCTCCTTAGCAAATGGAGCGGTTTAAGGTGGTAGAGCGGGAGACAAAGACGAAGGCCTACTCTAAAGAAGGCCTGGGGCTCGCCCTGAAAGTGGACCCAGCTcagagggagaaagaagagaCGGGAAACTGGCTAACGGTAACAGCCTCTGAGCCGTTGGTATTTTGACTCATGCATAGTGGTAGTGTCTCCTGAACGATGGGTCAGGGGTGGATGGTTCACACTGGCTCTTATTTTCTGGGTGGTGATCTGTTCTTCTTTTCCCccattctctctttttctcccccagAATACAATAGACACTCTAAATATGCAGGTGGACCAGTTTGAGAGTGAGGTGGAATCCCTCTTCATTCAAACCAggaagaagaaaggagagaaagaggtcagtcTCCTTCCATCTCATTCCCTATACATTAACTTTTGCTGTGTATGTagtctaattaagcaataaggcccggggtgtggtatatggccaatataccatggctaagggctgttcttagccaTGATGCaacacagagtgcctggatacagcccttagccgtggtatattggtcatgtaccacaaacccccgaggtgccttattgctattataaactggtaacCAACGTAAATAgaccagtaaaaatacatgttttgtcatacctgcggtatacggtctgatataccacagctgtcagcccatcagtattcagggctcaaaccacccagtttataataatgaATCAGATATTGGGTTGGATGATGTTGCTCCTAGactctgatctaaggtcagtCTTGCAGTCCCCCTAAAAGGATTTGGGGAAGGCAAGTTGATCTGACATCTGTGCCTAAGAATGACTTCCACCTGCATTACAAAAGTCACCCGAACAGTTTATAACCACGTGTGCCTGTTTCTCTGGCTGTCTCGTAGAAGCAGGATCGCATTGAGGAGCTAAAGAGGTTTATAGAAAGGCATAGGTACCACATTCGCATGCTGGAGACCATCCTGCGCATGCTAGACAACGACTCGGTGCAGGTGGACTCCATCCAGAAGATCAAGGACGACGTGGAGTACTACATGGAGTCGTCACAGGACCCAGACTTTGAGGAGAACGAGTTCATTTACGACGACCTGGATCTGGAGGACATCCGTGAGTCGCCCATGGACAGCCAGGAGCTCGATGACGAGTCCTGGGATGATCATGATGATGATGCTCATGCTATCAGCTGTGGGTCTGGATGAATGGTCCCTCATGAACGTCTGTTGGGTCTGGGTGGATGGATGTTCTTTAATCAACATCTGTTAGCTGGGTTGACTGTCGGTTTAGAAGAGCTTGATCTGTGGTGTTTCTGTGGCTCTGGATGTTGATGATTGTTAAAAAACAACATTTATATATTAGATTTCCCCTGAAAATCTTATCATTGAAATAAACCAGTAGCCTTTTCTGCCTGATTTATGCCCTtcactctttctatccctctttctctccctctctagctgcAGCGCTGGTGGCCACCTCTCCGACGGGCATGGGGAACATAGAGGATGAGATGTTCCTCCACTCGAGCAGCActcccacctccaccacctcctcttcccccatccctccatccccggCCACCTGCACTGCTGTAAGCACATCTGCCTTCACTGATTGGTCGTTTGTATAGAAACTACAATCACTTGATCAGTGTCATTAAAGTACATTGATACTTACACATGCACTGTTTGTGCCTGCATGTGTTCTGCAGGAGAACTCTGAGGACGATAAGAAGAGAGGGCGGTCGACAGACAGTGACGTTAGTCAGGTGAGACCGAGCTTCTACAATATCTGTTTATAGCTCAATAGAGAAGTGGATTTCTTCAGAAATGTAGTTTCTCTGTTTCCCTGTTCTGTTTGTACTAAACTGATGCTGTGTCATTTTCAGTCTCCTGCGAAGAACGGCACTTCCTCCTTGTTGTTGTCCTTTTCCTCGTCCGCCAATTCCgggtcctcttcttcctcctctcttgtATCCATGGCCACAGTTGTCGGAGGCAACCCTGGGGTTCCCACAAGCAACAGTCTAATAGGAAGCTTCAGCAGCGCCGTGCAACAACATCAGCTTCAACCTCCACAGCAACCAGTCCTGCAGCCACTgctacaaccacaacaaccccaaACAAAACCTTGCACCCCCAGCCCACCCagccaccccctcctctccaccgccccctctctccccacacccACTACACCCATCTCAGCCTCCCCAAACTCCCTGCCCCAGGTCTCGTCTGGTCATATCCTCAACTCCAGCCTAGGCCTTGGGTTGGGCCTGGGTAAAGTTGGCATGACGGGGACAAGCAGTGCCAACTCAATGTCTGGTCTGGGCCTGACTGGGATGTCTGCCTCTCTGAACACCATGGCAGGCCTGCTCTCTGGGTCCACCCATGCCCCTTACGCCCAGGCAGCCGCGTTGGGAGGCCTGGGTCTGAGTACCACCACCCAGTCCAGTGTCTCAATGGAGAGCTCCTCCATCCCCACCTCTTGCTCCAGTGGAGTGACCACCAACGGGGCTGGGACAGGCCTGGGCCTGCTGGGGTCCAGCCCAGCACACGGCTCCCTGACTGGGGGGATCCTGGGCCTGGTGCCTGGGCAGAGTGTGATCCCTGGGCCCCCTCAGATCCCTCTCAGCCCGGTCGGTGCTGCCCCTGGGGGGGCAGTGGGGATGATGGGAGGAAACGGAGGAAGCATGGGGCCAATCGGAGGAGTAGTTGGGTCGAACGCAGCCCCTGCCAGACCGCCCAGTGGACTGAAGCAGAACGGAAGCACAAGTATGTTCACTGTGGCTGTCTGGGTTTGTCTGTTTCTTTATGGACCTTTTCTGGATTTGGGATTGACCATTAGTAGTAATGTTTCCCGCCGTCTTTCCCATGGCCCAGGTTACAGTGCTGTGGTGGCAGAGAGCACAGCAGAGTCCGCCTTCAGCACACCCAGCCAATCACAGAGCAGCCAGCCTTCCTCGCTGACCTCATCAGCCAGTCAGCCGTAAGTGATATCAAATTCATCCAAGACCACAATCATCTGTTAATTTTTTTAGATGATAAAAATGTCCTTAtgtcttctctctccttcagtatggaCAACGGTCCCAGCCTCATCAGCTCCATCACCTTGCCCCCCAGCTCTCCGTCCCCCTCATTTTCAGACAGTATCCCCGGTGGTGGGAGTCTCCTCAACGGACCCCACTCCTACACACAGGCCTCTGAGGGCCTCAAggtgaggggagacagagggaaggacagacagacagatgggtgtGAGGCTAAGAGATGAGCACTTTGTTCTGATGTTCTTAAATGGCCTCCTCTCCTACCACTGTTTCCCTTCGACTCTGAGAGGTTTTATACAGTTCAACAGATGGATGGAGACAGTTGGCCATTTAACAGTATGAGAACACAGTGTTTAGTGAACACTAGAACCTCCACGGCAGCCATTTTGACCCAATTGTGGTTGTCTATAATACGAATACAACTTGGAAACAAACTCACAAAAATACTGATAGTTTAGAAATTAACACAATTTTCAAAACTTTCTCCGCACAAAGAAAAATAAATTCACAAAATGTGCTGTAGATCACACAACTCCCACACCATTCACACCAAATTGTCAGCTATTCAGGAGATTTCCAATGATGAAGCATCTCCTAAATGACCTTGTTTCTGTTATTTCTTAGTTAATTAACATGTATAATAGCATTGTAATAAGGTTAGAATAACCTGTAGAGACTGCCCTCTGTCCCCAGCTTCCTACAGACCTCCGTCAGATACTGATGGAGACCAGAATGTCAGCGCAGGCCCCAGAGCCGCCAGGGGCCATGGCTACAGCCACTAACACACGAAAGAGAAAGCAGTGTCAGGTAGAGACCCACACACATGGAAATATACACATTCATACTCAacttacacacactcactcctaAACACATCCACAAAGCCactaaaacaggaaacagaaAGTTGACACAGATTTAAATACACACAATCTCTAACTCTGACACAGACACTCTTACACACCAAAGATATAGAAGAAGTTTGAGGTAGTCAGATAGCAGTgctagaagaaaaaaaatctgtgtCACAGGGAAATGGACATTACCAAGTGGCTGGATTAGTTCCTCCACCACACACCAAGAACATACAAGATAATTGTTTGAAGAGCCTCTATTTGTAAAGATTGTGTATAGTGTTGAATTAGTAAGGACTCCATGGGATCTTGAATTGGCAGGTTTATTTGGTCATTGTTGGTGCAGTCACTGTGGCTGGCCGTGGGGGTTCTAGCTGCAGGTGTGTTGCTTCACACCATACAGGGAATGGATGGTGGACTAGTACCAAGCTTCTACTAGTATCTCATGGTGGAAGAACTGTTGAATGGTGTATTGGTTTTCATAAATTCACCGTTTTTATATTTGCCCCTTGCTCTTCCAAACTCTCCctcaccccactctctctctctattccatcCATCGCTCCTTTTccctccacccatctctctctctctcaggccccGGAGCCTCTGAGTTCTCTGAAGGCGATGGCTGAGAGAGCAGCATTAGGATCAGGTCTGGATGGAGAGATCCCCAACCTGCACCTCACAGACAGAGGTCAGAATCAACTCAATTAACAAGTTTCACATCTTTAAGGCATTACACAAATAAACATTCATGCAATTTGACAAAGCACATGCCAGTTGCAGGTGACATCATTTCtaattgtctgtctgtgttgatATCCCCACCAGCCGTAACTCAACCaatcccctcctgtctctcctcagacatctTCTCTGGTTCGTCGGCTGCCCCCGGCACGCCCGCGGCCCCCCAGCCCTCCCTGTCGGAGGTGAGCATCCCCCCTTCCCTGGGGGTGTGTCCCCTGGGTCCCACTCCGCTCTCCAAGGACCAGGTGTACCAGCAGACCATGCAGGAGTCTGCTTGGACACACATGCCGCACCCCTCAGACTCCGAGAGGATCAGGTAACAGAACGCCGTCCGCCGGACTACTGGGGTGTAGACACTGGGCTTTCTCTGAGGAGATATTAACATGCACGTCGTGCTACTCTCTCCTGTAGGCAATACCTGATGAGGAACCCATGCCCCACCCTGCCATTCCATCATCAGATGCCCCCCCACCACTCAGACTCTATAGAGTTCTACCAGAGACTGTCTACAGAGACTCTCTTCTTCATCTTCTACTacctggaggtaacacacacaccatcccccATCTGTCTGCTCTTGCTTTGCCACTGTGGGGTCCAATTGCtcactctctcctttctgtttctCGTTTACTCTCTCTCAGGGCACTAAAGCTCAGTACCTGTCAGCCAAGGCTCTGAAGAAGCAGTCGTGGCGGTTCCACACCAAGTACATGATGTGGTTCCAGAGGCACGAAGAACCCAAGACTATCACTGATGAGTTTGAACAGGTACAGTAGAACCTTGGTACCTCCTGTGCTGTTAGTGTTGGAGGCACCATGGGTCTGTATAGAACAATGAGCCAATGATGAGCCAACATAAAGAGTAATAAAGAGTGAGTGATtaatactgtcctcctccctcAGGGCACTTACATCTACTTTGACTATGAGAAGTGGGGTCAGAGGAAGAAGGAGGGGTTCACCTTTGAGTACAGGTACCTGGAAGACCGAGACCTGCAGTGACAGAGGggcggagaaagagggaggagaaacGTGCTGCTGTTGACATTCCGAGACTGAACTAACTCCATGCTGTGGATAGAGATTGATGTGTAGTAGAACCCTGCTCCTAAAATGGAGGATGTTGTCTGTATAGGCTGCGtctaatggcaccctactccccacATAGTGTAATGCACTACAGTACGTGGGGAATAGAACCCCCTACCTATAactggccctggtcagaagtagtgtactaGGGGGGAGTAGGGAGTCGTTACAGATCTGTGCCTGTCTGAGCACTCAGTTTGTGGCATTACATTAGGAAGCTCCATGCATGTTCCccatgttgtttttgtttttctttctGTTTCAACAACAAACTGTACTGCCCCCAACTGGAGTATAGAAGCCTTGGACTAAACAACAAGCAAACATACATTGGATTTGGTTACATGTGAAAAAAGCCCATCTTGCTTGAATTGACTGTAATTAGTGGTTTAGAATGGAGACTGCTGGCTAGCTAGACGTTGTCTAGCTAGCCAGCAGACAGAGCTCCTTTTAAGATGTTATGATGCCTGTTGATTAAGGTCACTATTAGGGATAGTGAGTGATTATCAATAGTTTTATTGATGTTGTCTTGGTCGA contains these protein-coding regions:
- the LOC129841904 gene encoding CCR4-NOT transcription complex subunit 3-like isoform X5, which translates into the protein MADKRKLQGEIDRCLKKVAEGVEQFEDIWQKLHNAANANQKEKYEADLKKEIKKLQRLRDQIKTWVASNEIKDKRQLVENRKVIETQMERFKVVERETKTKAYSKEGLGLALKVDPAQREKEETGNWLTNTIDTLNMQVDQFESEVESLFIQTRKKKGEKEKQDRIEELKRFIERHRYHIRMLETILRMLDNDSVQVDSIQKIKDDVEYYMESSQDPDFEENEFIYDDLDLEDIPAALVATSPTGMGNIEDEMFLHSSSTPTSTTSSSPIPPSPATCTAENSEDDKKRGRSTDSDVSQSPAKNGTSSLLLSFSSSANSGSSSSSSLVSMATVVGGNPGVPTSNSLIGSFSSAVQQHQLQPPQQPVLQPLLQPQQPQTKPCTPSPPSHPLLSTAPSLPTPTTPISASPNSLPQVSSGHILNSSLGLGLGLGKVGMTGTSSANSMSGLGLTGMSASLNTMAGLLSGSTHAPYAQAAALGGLGLSTTTQSSVSMESSSIPTSCSSGVTTNGAGTGLGLLGSSPAHGSLTGGILGLVPGQSVIPGPPQIPLSPVGAAPGGAVGMMGGNGGSMGPIGGVVGSNAAPARPPSGLKQNGSTSYSAVVAESTAESAFSTPSQSQSSQPSSLTSSASQPMDNGPSLISSITLPPSSPSPSFSDSIPGGGSLLNGPHSYTQASEGLKAPEPLSSLKAMAERAALGSGLDGEIPNLHLTDRDIFSGSSAAPGTPAAPQPSLSEVSIPPSLGVCPLGPTPLSKDQVYQQTMQESAWTHMPHPSDSERIRQYLMRNPCPTLPFHHQMPPHHSDSIEFYQRLSTETLFFIFYYLEGTKAQYLSAKALKKQSWRFHTKYMMWFQRHEEPKTITDEFEQGTYIYFDYEKWGQRKKEGFTFEYRYLEDRDLQ
- the LOC129841904 gene encoding CCR4-NOT transcription complex subunit 3-like isoform X3, producing MADKRKLQGEIDRCLKKVAEGVEQFEDIWQKLHNAANANQKEKYEADLKKEIKKLQRLRDQIKTWVASNEIKDKRQLVENRKVIETQMERFKVVERETKTKAYSKEGLGLALKVDPAQREKEETGNWLTNTIDTLNMQVDQFESEVESLFIQTRKKKGEKEKQDRIEELKRFIERHRYHIRMLETILRMLDNDSVQVDSIQKIKDDVEYYMESSQDPDFEENEFIYDDLDLEDIPAALVATSPTGMGNIEDEMFLHSSSTPTSTTSSSPIPPSPATCTAENSEDDKKRGRSTDSDVSQSPAKNGTSSLLLSFSSSANSGSSSSSSLVSMATVVGGNPGVPTSNSLIGSFSSAVQQHQLQPPQQPVLQPLLQPQQPQTKPCTPSPPSHPLLSTAPSLPTPTTPISASPNSLPQVSSGHILNSSLGLGLGLGKVGMTGTSSANSMSGLGLTGMSASLNTMAGLLSGSTHAPYAQAAALGGLGLSTTTQSSVSMESSSIPTSCSSGVTTNGAGTGLGLLGSSPAHGSLTGGILGLVPGQSVIPGPPQIPLSPVGAAPGGAVGMMGGNGGSMGPIGGVVGSNAAPARPPSGLKQNGSTSYSAVVAESTAESAFSTPSQSQSSQPSSLTSSASQPMDNGPSLISSITLPPSSPSPSFSDSIPGGGSLLNGPHSYTQASEGLKLPTDLRQILMETRMSAQAPEPPGAMATATNTRKRKQCQAPEPLSSLKAMAERAALGSGLDGEIPNLHLTDRDIFSGSSAAPGTPAAPQPSLSEVSIPPSLGVCPLGPTPLSKDQVYQQTMQESAWTHMPHPSDSERIRQYLMRNPCPTLPFHHQMPPHHSDSIEFYQRLSTETLFFIFYYLEGTKAQYLSAKALKKQSWRFHTKYMMWFQRHEEPKTITDEFEQGTYIYFDYEKWGQRKKEGFTFEYRYLEDRDLQ